The following are encoded in a window of Impatiens glandulifera chromosome 5, dImpGla2.1, whole genome shotgun sequence genomic DNA:
- the LOC124937827 gene encoding NAC domain-containing protein 21/22-like, which yields MGLRDVGASLPPGFRFCPSDDELVCHYLYNKVSNDIQHPALRATTLLEIDLHKCEPWQLPEVTKLNAEEWYFFSFCDRKYATGSRTNRATTSGYWKATGKDKLVHDPRTHVIVGMRKTLVFYRGRAPNGIKTGWIMHEFRLENPHIPPQEDWVLCRVFLKNRGENKINNNTDNCNNICYGQNMLVDTKGGVTSTAYDQPLCHSISRSSPGALNQSTTTILNLTTMNPIIDFQTFQDPNNVVTFSDDNSKYEHMYEFLLDGVSGCLGEDMSMLDQHSEDMGFDLDNSL from the exons atgGGTTTGAGAGATGTTGGAGCATCTTTGCCTCCTGGATTCAGATTTTGCCCAAGTGATGATGAGTTAGTTTGTCACTATCTATACAATAAGGTTTCAAATGATATTCAACACCCTGCTCTAAGGGCCACTACTCTTCTCGAAATCGATCTCCATAAGTGTGAACCATGGCAGCTTCCTG AAGTGACAAAACTCAATGCGGAGGAATGGTACTTTTTTAGCTTTTGCGATAGAAAGTATGCCACGGGCTCTAGGACTAACCGAGCCACGACTTCTGGTTATTGGAAAGCTACTGGAAAAGATAAGTTGGTTCATGACCCAAGGACACATGTTATTGTGGGGATGAGGAAAACTTTGGTTTTCTATAGGGGTCGTGCACCTAATGGGATTAAAACCGGTTGGATCATGCACGAATTCCGACTTGAGAACCCTCATATTCCCCCTCAG GAGGATTGGGTGTTGTGTAGAGTATTCTTGAAAAACAGAGGAGAAAATAAGATCAATAACAACACGGATAACTGTAACAACATTTGTTACGGCCAAAATATGTTAGTAGATACAAAGGGTGGTGTCACTTCCACAGCTTATGATCAACCTTTATGTCATTCCATTTCTCGAAGTTCTCCGGGCGCTTTGAACCAAAGCACCACCACCATCTTGAATTTGACAACGATGAACCCTATCATTGATTTTCAAACGTTTCAAGACCCAAACAACGTTGTCACTTTTAGTGACGATAACTCCAAGTATGAACATATGTACGAATTCTTGCTTGATGGAGTAAGTGGTTGTTTAGGAGAAGACATGTCTATGCTTGATCAACACTCAGAGGATATGGGATTTGATTTGGACAACAGCCTTTAG